The sequence GAAGACCGTCCACCCCGGAGCGGAATGAACGTCGGCGGAGTGCTAGAAACGTGCCTGTACGCGGCCGACCTGCGGGCCGCGGAGGCGTTCTATACCACCGTGCTGGGCCTGGAGGTCCATGCCAGGGCCGAGGAGCGCCACGTCTTCTTCCGCTGCGGCGCGGGCATGCTCCTCGTCTTCGACCCCGGCCGCACCGCCGCCGAGCAGACCCACGTGGGCGGGCGCCCCGTTCCCCTGCACGGCGCGCACGGAGCGGGGCACGTGGCCTTCGCCGTCCGCGGTGCGGAGCTGGACGCCTGGCGGGAGCGGCTGCGGAGCCTGGGGGTGGAGACGGAGTCCGAGGTGGAGTGGCCCCACGGCGGGGT is a genomic window of Longimicrobiaceae bacterium containing:
- a CDS encoding VOC family protein gives rise to the protein MNVGGVLETCLYAADLRAAEAFYTTVLGLEVHARAEERHVFFRCGAGMLLVFDPGRTAAEQTHVGGRPVPLHGAHGAGHVAFAVRGAELDAWRERLRSLGVETESEVEWPHGGVSLYLRDPAGNSVELASPAMWGLPEPAPGGGG